A stretch of DNA from Manihot esculenta cultivar AM560-2 chromosome 7, M.esculenta_v8, whole genome shotgun sequence:
ACTTTGGCCATGTCAATTGGAATTACCTGTTATTTTTTGGTTTGGTTTTTGTTTACTTTTGAGACTTGAGaatctctaaaacaaaagtTAATGCAAACTATTAAACAGATGCTATAAGTTCTCTGTCTTATAACATATCATCTTGCTCTTTATGATTACAGGATAGTTTCTTTGCTAGCTTTGCCCTTGGTTGGCTCATCACTAATGGTGCTGGTCTTGCCTCCTACCCCATTGATACTGTCCGAAGAAGAATGATGATGACCTCTGGTGAAGCTGTCAAGTACAAGAGTTCTCTTGATGCCTTTTCTCAGATCTTGAAGAATGAGGGTGCAAAGTCACTCTTCAAGGGTGCAGGAGCAAACATCCTCCGTGCCATTGCTGGTGCTGGTGTGCTTGCCGGTTATGACAAGTTGCAGTTAATTGTCTTCGGAAAGAAGTATGGATCTGGTGGTGCTTAAGCAGCACTGACATTATTCCATTTAGCTTTAGATGGCGATGAAAATCGTTAGATCTGAGAATTTAGCAAGCAAATTTTTCTTCAAATAATTCATTTCAATGGGGAGGTTGCTCCTCAGACCCAATTTTTATTACATTCGGATGGAATTTTTTGGTTATTTCATAAACCCGGTTAAATGTGTTGTGGCCATTGCCACTGCTGCTTTTTGAACTTCCATTTATGAATTGATGGAATTTTTATACACAATTGAATGccataatttaaatgtttatgaAGTTTGGTGTTATTTAGTGGCAGGGAACTTGGCTATGTTAAGCTGTTGCTACAACGGCTATGGTAAATTCTGGCATTGCCTTGCATGCTCGCATAAAATTGAACAAGTAGTGCCTGATTATATCTTGTAGTTTCTCTGTGAATTTATGCCAGAATTACTCCCTGGCTTGAAAAAATGGTTTCTGATTTAATCAGAGAGCTCGAAGAAAGAATTATAGAATTCTGAAATGCTTTTCATTTTCAGTTTTCAAAGGGAAACTTTATAATTCTGAAATGCTTTTCATTTTCAGTTTTCAAAGGGAAACTTTGAAATGTTAGATGTCATTCGTTGAAATGCCAGAAGGACAGCAATCTTGAAACGTTCTTGAATTTGATATTTCAtgggaaaaataaattcaaattagtATTCAGAAGTTGAATTAGTTTTGGAATGAATATCTATAATAATCTCtttaaatataaagttaaattgAAACTCTACACATCTCATGAGAAGTTGAAATTTTGCTTAACAGGAGTTGATTCTCTTTACACTAAATTAACGTTTCTTTACAAATTGACACAGATCCTGAGGAACTCTGTacataaaaaatcatataaagtTTCTGAGAACAGATATCCGTTAGGTAAAGCTTTTGCAAGAGAGAATGCCAAATAAAGAATCATCACATTATAAGATTATCTTTGCTTTAACGAACTTGTATAAGATACCCAATTCTCatctttttcttctatttttgaCTAGCTTTTCCATCTCCCGGACACGTGTATGGTTAGGAAATATCAATTCCTTGCTTGCAAATTAGGCCTTGTGAAGTTGGCAGAAATAAGCAGAATCAAGTCTCTTCAACAGGGATGGAGCTTTTACATATCCCAATGGTCAAAAGGAAAAGGTTGAGCATATTGAATAAAAGTGTAATAAGATGAAGTGTCCTAAATATTCTTGTTGGATGGCAATCCACAAGTTAGAATTTTGATGGGAGAGCAATTCTAAGTTTAACAAGTTTCAGTAGTTGGCAGATTTCACATGGATGATGATGAAACAAACCCAAGAAGATAATGTCAAAAGTTTCGTATTTTCCACCATTATAGCCAACCTAAAAGAAAGGTACTACAACATTTGGCAACCTCTAAATTGACCCCTTATGATGTGTGGGAAATTTTTGTTTAGATTAGGTTTACACAAATTCaagatataaatatatagattttatagattttgatattttaaaattcagaaaatagggTGTATAATATGTGTGTAAACTTAATCGGAAAATATCAGGTTATTTccccttttatttctttttttttttttgtctgctagtgatatTTAACCGCTTTTCTGTTATAGTAATACCATCTATTTTTGTCACTTAAATCCGTACGTATGAACGCGTCAGATCCCTCCATGTCAGGCGGGCATTTAATTCATTCCAGCGTATATGTAAATAGAGCTGCGAAATGAATGAGCCAACTATTTTTTCCCACGTCATATCACaggattgaattattttatgtgGGATTTGTGCTTGTAACTGATCTGTCCTACTCCGAATATCCAGACTGAAACTTAAAATATTGAACTGGACTGTTGAGAGAGGAAAGATGAGTTTTAGATTTATACTCTTCTCTAAGTTTGACCTCACTCTAGGTATAGGTAGCCGGTGTTCATCAATTTTggtatattttttttagaataaatgaatattttaaaatataaaaaattaaataataaattaattagaaaattttttaaaatataatagttattttaatatattttttaaaaataaatgaatcaattaataatcttttctataatataaaaattaaataataaattacttaGATAAATCAATAATCGTCCAAATTATGTAGGGGACATCTAGCAAATTGAGATGACGAAGATCCATCCGTCCATCAGCTTCTGTACGTTACCCATAATCTTGATCTTCAGATCTATTTTATTTAAGCCACGCGTCACACAGCATGTCAGGGTCAGTATTATCAGATACATGCTACCGCATGTAACAATTTCTTGCAGCCAAGATCCCACTTGACCGACCCAGAAGCCAAGCGAATCTGACTAAACTACAAAACTAACActaattatcaattaattactaaaatcCCCCAACGGTCACAAAACTTTTACTAATTAGACCCACCAACGTTCAGTCTTctcctctctgattctttcCACTAACCGTTATGAACTCTCTGTAGTCATCTTGCCCTCAGTTTCAGCTTCTTCTTTCTCTGCAACAAATCCCCTTTTGATTTCTTGGTCTTCTGATTTTCTCGCAAAGTTCTTCTCTTTACAATGGAACCAGCAAAAATAGATTGGAAGAGGGTAGAATCTATATTTGTTGAAGACAATTTGTATGAGAATATAAATGCACCTAAATGGGTTGATTTCTTGAACTCTGAAGATGACTCCATGGATGATGAGGCCTGGTTCTGTAGACCTGGTTTGTACTTTTTACttctttttaattcaattttcttCTTTTAGTAGTGGATTTCAGCACTGTGTGACGTGATTTATACCCTTTTGTGTTTGCAGATTGTAACCATCCAAAGACAGCTAAGGATTTCTTTAGAACAACTCCAACTTCAAAGGTTTCTATTCTCAACTTCTTTGatgttttctcttttctttaagAATGTTTGGTCCCTGAGAAAACGTGGGAAAGTAGGGGGAAATTTTAGAATAGAAAAGGAAACTGATAAACATGGTACTCTAGGATTCTGAAACAATATAGAACATGGGTCTTGTATTTTCGTCTTATTTCTTGAGTAATTGTCTCATTTCTTTTTGTTGAATTGATGTGTTGTAGCTTTTACGCTCAGCTGACAAATCTAAGAGCCCCTTTGGCAACGGGAATCTAAGGTACCAACAAAGAAACCCAGAAACAATTTTCAGCATTCCATTAGAATCAATTAATTCATCAATAAGATGATTTTGAGAATCATCTAAAGTTCATTTCTTGTTTCTTTGCTTTGAATGTAGAGATGCAAAATTGAAGAGAAGAGTGCAAAGTCAATGTTCATTTGCATATAGTGATAGATCCAAATTAAATGAAGATAGTGAAAACCAGAATCCAAATTTATCAACCCCACCGAATTATCAAGCTAAGCTCCTGAAAGCAGCTACCAAGTCAAGCTCTGAAAAGAAGAAACCAGTTGAGGATACATTTCAAACAAATGAGGCACCACGGCTAAAGAGCACGTTGTCGGCCAGGAATTTGTTTGCAGGGAAGGATATACTAGGCCATATTAGTGAGTTCTGCAATGAATTGAAGAAGATAGCAATGAGAGCAAAGGAGAGAGAGTGTGATGAGAAGTTGAATGAGAGGGAGAGTAACTTAAAGGAGAAAAAGGATGTGTTAGTGGTGAATGGGAATTCTAGGGAAGCTTTGAGAGAGGTAGATGTGaaggagaaagagaagaagccatTGCTTGAAGCAGGGAAGGAGAAATCTGAAGCAATTGAGAAAGGAAGTGTCAAAGAGATGCAAAGGAGGAAGAAGTAAGTTAAACTTCCCTGTTCCTTCATGCTTTTCTGTTTAAGTTTGTGTTTGCACATGCATAGAGAACACTGATATTTGCTTGTATTAAGGACCCGAATAGGAGTAAGCAAAATTTCAGATTCTTCCACAAGGTTTCAAATTTCAATAATAGTGTTATAAATCTTGAACAAACTTATGGTTGAATATTTCTGGGATGTTATCCCTTAATTGTGCAGGTTAAACTAAGCAATGAAATTTCAAAAGGCTTTTCCTCAAGGGAACTGTATGTGTGTGTTAACttacattattaaattattgtgcAGATTAAATGAAGATGCAGAAAACATTCCAACCCCGCTGAATATGGAAAATGTAAAGCGAAAAGGAGAGGAGCGCTTGTTGCAAATCCGGACCAATCCTCCTTCTCCTCAATGCTTTTCTGCCACTCGTGCACCCACCAAAACAACTCCTTCAAAGGCCTCCAAATCCAGGCTTATGGTATGTGATGCAACTAGTTCATACTTCTGTGTGTTTACAATGTATTTGATCATTTTGTTTGTGGGGAATTATAGATATAGGCGAGGAATTTAAAGCTAGAAGATCTAGTTTAGTGATAGAATTTGCTAAACTCTGTTGGACTAACATGAACAGAACCCTGTTATGTTTAGCAGTTTGAAGTAATTTATACTACTTCTGATGTGTATCAAGGAATTCAAACGCCAACTATCAATGCCGGCTTTCTTGTAATCATATGAGCTATTTTAGATGTTGGCAAGCTAATTGTTACCGCATAATTCTGTTGTCTTCCAGTCTAGCCTTCTTTTCTCCTGTGACTAGTTCATAGATCCAAGCTATATCAACTCAGTTCATAGGTCCAATGCTTTTCTTCACTTCTATACTGCAGAGATGGCCATAGTGCGGCTGTTAAGTCCACTTGTTTCTTTCATAGAATACCAAGTAGTTGTCTATGTCCATTTCTGCATTTCAGCTTCTATGAAAGTTTGCTTTCAAGTACATCACCATGGGTTTGAACTGTGCACAGGAGAGGGGAATTCTTCAAGAAGTGAAGCAGAGTAAGGAAGTGGCAAAGGAGGAAACTGAGGACAAAGGCAGAAACTTTTCCATTGTGGATGGAAGAGAAACAAGAGCTTTGGATGTGTTCTGGTTCTTGAAGCCCTGCACAATGTCCAGCTAAAATTCAATCATTCTTTCAGTTCTTTCATTCATTTGCTGTCAATAAGAGAAACTGTAATTAATCATTCATTTCTGCAAATAAATTGTTGTATTCTTTACctatatattttataactaaGCCAAATCATAAGTGAAGAAATCATGAATTTTTTAATCTCTTTTGTTTAATGGCCTTATCATTTATTTCTCTATGTTGCTTTTCATGACAAAAATAGATGAGAtaagtatataaatttaaaattgagactaaaaatatttaaataaatattactgaaattaaaattgaactgtaataatttaataatatatattttttaaataataaaaggtaaaaaaataatattttattgatttttaatttaatttataaaataaaattataaattattaaagtgataatttgataatataaaattattagacaacatataaataatttcataattaaaagaaaattaaaatataaataatttgataataatatatgataatcGGAGATTCAGAAAGTATGATTTTACAAGAATTTTGTAAGTTTGGAGAAAAACTTAGCTTTAGAGAAAAGAATATTTTCTCCCTTTTATACTCTTTCTTCTCCTTCACGCGAAATTGTCTCTCCGTTATAGGACCACCTATTCCTAGGTGTAGATACGTACGTAGGGATAACCTCATGACCATTCCTGTGTCAGGCAAGCATTTAATTCTCTTCGGCGCGTGAGTGGACAGGGCTGCGAAATGACTGGACCTGCAATTATTTCTTCCTGTGCCCGGGTTTAAGGAAAAAGGATTGGAACCCAGGAAGGTCTGGCTTTAAGGCTGAACTGGGCTGGGCCGGTATGATCAAGTGACTTAAATAGAAGTCCAGTATGGAGGATGAACGGGTTGGGCCCTACTTATTCGAGGGCTTAGAAGCCTCCTGGTTGTGGACTGCTACTATCGGTTCGGCCTCATGATGGGAtggagaagcccagcggtcataatatatttaattttaaaataaaaaaatataaattattaaaatgataaatcatataaaaatcAATGTTAACGATTTAAATTAAGGATTAATAAAAGTGTGTAATTTTAGTGCAATAAAActcattctttatttttatagaaaattataaaaattcattatactaatttttaaatttaattttataatattaataaaataaaataatataatgtaatatttattaaagataattaatattatcattcgatttagttaaaaataataaaatattggtATAAATTCATTGGTTAGGTATTGATTTACCTTACTAAGTATTCATTTACCGGTTAAGCTTAAGCAAGTAAtctttctttcttgttttttcATGACAAAATTCACATGTCGAAACGACAATTCCTTCCGATGAAATGACAAAACAATATGTCATTAGCGATCAATCCTTGGAGAAAAATAGATCCAAATTGAAAACCTTAATCGGTGTgctttttaataatattgtatGAAATCTTAGGTGGTAAGATCTTATTTTTGTCTTAATGCCTTGTGTTTTTCTTAATATGTGGGAGTTGAGGATGTTGAACAATTTGGATAGGAAGCAACAGTAGCTAAATGCCAAATGTTACAACCCAGATACAGATGCATATGATTTTGTTTAGATAAACATATGAGGGAATCAATAAGATAAATTTGACACAACCAtgcatataatattattaaaaaataaaaaataataatttaaaaaaaaaaatacaaaccgAGATGCAAAGATATCTATCCTCATCAATTGCTTTCATTTGTCCTGATGCGAAGCAATTAAACCTTAATTTTATGGTAAATTTGAATggaatataatttatttcaataacgttttagaaaaaaaaatttgatacaCATAATTTTTACAAATGTAATGAGAGTCAAGTTAAgggtttattttatattttaattattttttaaatttattttataaatttttacattagaatttttgttattataaacattagggtttttattattataaataacatttttttttgtatatttgagacacttttcaatttttgataattcaataaaaaaatttggttTTTAGTCTTTCGTTTTCTGAATTTTATCTTAACTAAACATTATTGGTTAAAATTTCTGACAGAACTTAAACAATACTATTTTAGTTGGTATCAAAGCAAAGTTCATCTATGGTTGACAACTAAGAGGTGCAACTCGTTGCAATTGAGGTATCATTGGCATAATTGAGGGAGACTAGCCCTACAACGGGATAACAATCAACTCGCCGTAGTTGAACGCCCACAGCCAGTTCTAAATCTTGTGGTTGCAAATCCCCAACAGGATCATCATGAAGGTTACAAGATAAggatagaccttcaaaacttttatgGTTCGTTAGATGTAGAAGCTGTCCTTGATTGATTAGCGAAGGTTGATTAGTTTTTTGAAGTTATGAATGTAGAAGAGGATCTAAAGGTTCCAACTGTGGCCTATAAATTAAAGGGTGGTGCAGTAGCATGATGAAATTCTGTTTAAAATGAATGCTATCGCAGGAGGCTGGAACCTATACAAAATGGCTATTGATGAAGCAGAAGATTAAAAAATGATTCTTGCCTAGTGATCACGCCCAATTTTTATATAACCAGTACCATAATTGTATTCAAGGGAGTCGAAGAGTAGATGAATATATAGAAGAGTTTTTAAAGTTGCAGGCGAGGTGTGATAATTGTGAGAACGAAGTCcagcaggttgctcattatcagaggggaCTAAATCACGAAATTTGCTATATAATGAGAGTAGCTGCAATTTTTTACTTTGGTAGATGTCATTGAGATGGCGAAAAGAGCAGAAGAATATGTTGAATAGTAGCATCGACATcagtttaatcaaaattttaattacagagTTTTTGGCTCGCAGGAACTCAGCAGTATAGAGGTAATTACAGCGAACAACCTTCTAAGGCTGTAAATTCTAGCAATCAGAATATTGTGGAAGAAATGAGAGACAGTAAGGGAAAGGCAGTCATCAATACAGTAGACAAAAGAGGCAAAATCAATCCTTAATTAGAAATCAATCGGAGACATATGTTATTGCTGCACGCAACCTGGACATCAATCGAATAATTGTCTAGAATGTAGAGGAGTTAATAAGGATCGTCGATAGGTTAATgtggttgaggaggtggtttatTTTGAGGAGGAAGTGGATGAAGATGGTGAGtctattgctggttctgaagatggagaggtcacctatatggtgaagaaaattttatgctcgacaaaacaggaggatgagacgcaaagaAGTAAGATTTTCCAAGCAAAGTGTTGAGTGGGAGAAGCGATTTAtcggctaattatagatagttgcAGTAGTGAGAATCTAATAGTGAAGCAATTTGTGGAGAAACTGCAATTGCCTACATAGCCTCACCCTTCACCATCATAAGTTGGGCGGATTAAGGAAAGTCCGACAATTGAAGTCAATATAATATGCAACGTGCCTATTTCAATCGATAAATCTTACACTGaatctgttaattgtgatgtttgtggatatggattgctgtcaAATTTTGTTAGATCAT
This window harbors:
- the LOC110618845 gene encoding uncharacterized protein LOC110618845 isoform X2, which produces MEPAKIDWKRVESIFVEDNLYENINAPKWVDFLNSEDDSMDDEAWFCRPDCNHPKTAKDFFRTTPTSKLLRSADKSKSPFGNGNLRDAKLKRRVQSQCSFAYSDRSKLNEDSENQNPNLSTPPNYQAKLLKAATKSSSEKKKPVEDTFQTNEAPRLKSTLSARNLFAGKDILGHISEFCNELKKIAMRAKERECDEKLNERESNLKEKKDVLVVNGNSREALREVDVKEKEKKPLLEAGKEKSEAIEKGSVKEMQRRKKLNEDAENIPTPLNMENVKRKGEERLLQIRTNPPSPQCFSATRAPTKTTPSKASKSRLMSSLLFSCD
- the LOC110618845 gene encoding uncharacterized protein LOC110618845 isoform X1, whose translation is MEPAKIDWKRVESIFVEDNLYENINAPKWVDFLNSEDDSMDDEAWFCRPDCNHPKTAKDFFRTTPTSKLLRSADKSKSPFGNGNLRDAKLKRRVQSQCSFAYSDRSKLNEDSENQNPNLSTPPNYQAKLLKAATKSSSEKKKPVEDTFQTNEAPRLKSTLSARNLFAGKDILGHISEFCNELKKIAMRAKERECDEKLNERESNLKEKKDVLVVNGNSREALREVDVKEKEKKPLLEAGKEKSEAIEKGSVKEMQRRKKLNEDAENIPTPLNMENVKRKGEERLLQIRTNPPSPQCFSATRAPTKTTPSKASKSRLMERGILQEVKQSKEVAKEETEDKGRNFSIVDGRETRALDVFWFLKPCTMSS